TTCAGGTCATTATTCTATTGAAGCGAGTTATACTTCACAATTTGAACAACACATCCGCGCTATTTTAGACTTACCTTTAGGTAATACAGATAGCAAAGTTGCTGGTGTTATGGTGAATCTAGTGGGTGCAGAAGGACACACCGGACAGGTATACTACGAGGGAATGAATGAAATTTTAGCTATTCCTGGAGTTACTCCACATATTTATGGTAAAAGAGAAACAAGACCTTTCCGCAAAATGGGTCATGTTACTATCGTAAATAGCGATATGAATAAAGCGAGAGAAATCGCTCAAAAAGTAAAAGAAACGATTAAAGTAATCAGTCAATAAGATATGAAAATAGCCGTAGTAATGGGCAGTATTTCAGATATGCCTATCATGCAAGATGCCATCGATATCATCAAAGAATTTGGGGTAGAAGTGGAAGTTGATATAGTTTCAGCACACCGTACGCCAGAGAAATTAGTTGATTTTTCTTCACACGCACACAACAGAGGGATTCAAGTGATTATTGCTGGAGCTGGTGGTGCAGCACATTTACCAGGTATGGTTGCTTCTATGTCTCCACTTCCTGTAATTGGAGTACCTGTTAAATCAAGCAATTCAATTGATGGATGGGATAGTGTTCTTTCTATCTTACAAATGCCAGGTGGAGTACCTGTAGCCACAGTGGCTCTAAATGGTGGAAAAAATGCAGGTCTTTTGGCTTTGCAAATTTTAGGTAGTCAAAATGAAGAAATTCGCAATCAGATGATTGCTTATAAAAATGGATTAAGAGATGCAGTTTTAAAAGCAGCAGCAAGTCTTAAACAATAAATCAAATAACAAAACGCACTTTTCCAAGCGCGTTTGACTTTATACTAAACCAGTAATAGCAATTACTGGTTTTTTTATGTCTTATTATTCCCTTTATACGTTGTTGTTTGATGTGTTTGAAATAATCGATCCCACAATGTAGTATAAAACCCGAAGTTCTTCTGTGGTTCAATATGGTGCATATTGTGAAAACTGGCTGTACCTAACCAAGTCATCCATCCTTTACGTGCAACAGTTTGTACGCGATTAAAATGCCCGATAGTTCCCCATACTACATTAATGATAAAATACAATCCTACACTGAGATAGTGAAAGGGATAACACAGCAAGATGGCCAGCAGCATAACCCCAAAGCCTGTTGCTTCTAAAGGACTAAGCACAAACAGACTCAACGCATTTACACCTACGTGTTCATGATGTTTTTCGTGAATAAATCGATATAGGAATTTACTATGTGCGAGTTTATGAAAGACATACATCCAAAAATCAACTACTAAAATCAAAATCAATAGTTGTAAGAGTATTGTCCCAACACTTTCTTTATTGAAATCCACAGACAAATACCCTGCTCTCCACAAAAAAGCGCCTAAAACAAAGACAATAATATTGCAAATTAACGTCATCACTACAGCCCAAACATCAGATGAAACGATTGGTTGATATGCATTAACTGCGGTATTGCTCTTTTTTAAAGCATGCCACAAGAAGTAAAACAAGATTGATCCCAACA
The window above is part of the Myroides odoratus DSM 2801 genome. Proteins encoded here:
- the purE gene encoding 5-(carboxyamino)imidazole ribonucleotide mutase; the protein is MKIAVVMGSISDMPIMQDAIDIIKEFGVEVEVDIVSAHRTPEKLVDFSSHAHNRGIQVIIAGAGGAAHLPGMVASMSPLPVIGVPVKSSNSIDGWDSVLSILQMPGGVPVATVALNGGKNAGLLALQILGSQNEEIRNQMIAYKNGLRDAVLKAAASLKQ
- a CDS encoding sterol desaturase family protein encodes the protein MNPMETILTQDYRSIVGFAFLLNLALMLGSILFYFLWHALKKSNTAVNAYQPIVSSDVWAVVMTLICNIIVFVLGAFLWRAGYLSVDFNKESVGTILLQLLILILVVDFWMYVFHKLAHSKFLYRFIHEKHHEHVGVNALSLFVLSPLEATGFGVMLLAILLCYPFHYLSVGLYFIINVVWGTIGHFNRVQTVARKGWMTWLGTASFHNMHHIEPQKNFGFYTTLWDRLFQTHQTTTYKGNNKT